A segment of the Arachis hypogaea cultivar Tifrunner chromosome 5, arahy.Tifrunner.gnm2.J5K5, whole genome shotgun sequence genome:
AAAATGTGAATGGATTTTTTCGGTTATAAAATTTACTTGATCATGTCAAGTGTGAATTTTCATTATCGGTTGGACACTCTTGTTATGCTATGTTAGGGTTTACAATGTAATTAACGTGAAAATTTACTTCATGACTAATTGCCTAATTATACCAAGCCCGTTTAGACTGAGATTAAATCAACCAGCAAATCATTTTCAGTACTGAAAACAAGACTAACAATATTTTCAACTTTTTAATTCGTGAAAACTTTTGATAAACATGTCATATCGACGCATGATATTTGACAAGCCATCAACGTCCTTAGGCGAATGCGTCAAATCTTGCTTCCGAAGACTTTGAACTGATAATAACGGTCGTCAGTCTAAAATGGTGAGGAACACAAAAGGGGGCTGACTGTAAATTTTACGTGAGCTTTATACCCTATAGGCCAGAGATAATTAGGCAGTATGACAACAAATCTGATAAATTATACAAATACATTAGtatattacaaatcaaataatcaaaataatagtcaatataatttcttttGACTATTAATGCAAGGATAATTACCCTTTTTTTGTAGTAAGATTTTCGTTTTCAGTTACACAGTACATTATGGTACAAGTTACAAGCACAGAAGTGATATACACTGATTAAAATGTGGTACTCGAAGCCAATCCATGCAGGGTCTCCATAAACTCTATTTAAATACCTCTTGTGACAGCCCTCCAATTTTTTTTCGTATAACATACACTTTTGCAGAAATACCATGGTCATTATATAACTGGAGTCTTTAGAGTATCATAGAATGGTGAGAGCAAAATGTGCAGAATATTCATAGTTACATACATATCTTAAAGGCTTCAGCACAATCTGCACAAGAGATAAATCTTGGAACAACTCCACCACTCTCACACCCTTAAACATTTGCAGCTTCTAAAACACTTCAATCTACATCTTGCGCCGATGGGGGCTGGTCACTTGTTGAGAACTAATGCTTGCAGTTCTGAGAAGTCTTCGGAATTCCGATAGGCTGATTTTCCCATCCTTGTCAATATCAGCTTCCTCAAGCAATGGATCAATGGAGCCCCTCAAGCCGGTATGCTGAAACATAGAAAATGTAAAAATGGTAAATATTAGATGCACCAAATACGTATGCAACCTTAAAAGCAGACAGATGTGAAAGGAAAGCAAGATTAGAAAGAAGAGCTTAAACACTTCCCCTCAGATAAAGAAAATAAATGGAGAGAAAGGATGGGAATATCTGAGTTTGTTACAGGAAAGAGAAGATATAAGGAGCGAATTTATCATGTTTGGGGAGCTTGGGTAAGGAGACAAGACCAACCATTCTAAGTTCATCCGGAGTAATATATCCATCCTTATCTATGTCGAATTTCTCAAAGGCAGCTCGTGACCGTTGATGCCATTTCTCAGAGTTGTGTTCCTCCAATTGATGTACATGTAATGCAGCCGCCACAAATTCAGTGAAATCGACTAACCCATCTGTGTTGCTATCTATCTGCGAGCACACAAAGCAGCGATTTAAACGCTTTTACAAGGCAAAAGATATGCATTGATCGACGTGCCAAAAGCAGAGTACAATAAAAAGAAGCTATAGTGAACAAAAATGATTAAAGGAAGCCATAAATATTGCCATTGGAAAAAAGGCAATAAATATCATTAAGTACCAAAGGAACTGCATGAGTTCAAAGGATCACCAATACTCACCGCTTGCAATATCTCTAATACACGTGATTCCTTCAACTTCCAAGGGAGATCTTTAGCAAGAGCCTGCACAAAATCATCCCTTTAGACCAAAGCAGGGAAACTATATTGAATGTGTTAATTAATCACCAATAGATAAGTGATGCGGTTGGGTTTCAGATAGTAAGAAGATCAATTGATTAATGGGCTACCTGTCTCATCTCTTCTAAGCTAATGGAACCATTTTTGTCAACATCTATTGCATCAAACTGATCTTTTAGATCAGATATCTCTTCTTCATCAAGTGTGCTAGCCAATGCCTGCAAGATAATCAAGTAATGAATGAAATGGATGAAAACAAGTTCCTGCCTTGTAGCATGCAGTGTTTGATTAATTTGTTTCTTTACCCTTAGCGCAAATTGTTTCAATCGACTATACTTCACAAATTGTCGCATGTTGTTTAGGACAGATATATCAATAGGCATCTCCAATGCCTCTCCTCCTTCTTTAACCCATGGATGTGCTAGAAATATCAAAATTAATCAAAAGTCAATATCTTTATACAGTTTACTTCTAAAAATGTTCTAATATGTAAAGGAAAACATCTATGACTATGTGTGCATGAGGCTCTCTGTTTATTAAACCGAGAAAAGTAGAAAACTCTACAAAACAAAAACATCCATTAAAAACAAGATTAATTTAGCAAACCCAGAATGGCCAAACAACTAATGTAGAGTTCCGCAGATCTAACCACTTGATCTGTAAGCATGTTTAGGCCACTTACACACTTATCATATTTTCAGGGTAATCTGCTACTACTGGTCCTATCATTACCTGTGGCTATTTTGATCTTCACTTTCAATATTTTACATATACATAACTTTTTGGTAGGATGATAATGTATTAAACATCCAATGGAACATTTTATTTTCCTAATCATTTGTCATCAAAAGAAAATCTTAAGATGAGGAACAGAAGATACTGAAAAATTTTACAAAGTCACCTCATGATGGCCAGTAAATTTGGCAATATGCATAGCTTCAATATTTGGtattcttaaaattttcaaatacttCCATGAatctttttactattttcaaaaaaagGGAGCAAGTCTCAAGACATTTAAATTCAGTAATAGCTTTCCAAACACTATAACTTTGGTACTTCAACTTTAAATATTACTGAAATCCCTAGCTTTCAGGCAGTTTTTCAGAATGAAAATCTGAAAAACTTTTTTTGACGGACAGGAAATTagataacaaaataaacaaacaagggggaaaaaatcaaacaattgGATACATACATAGAGCCTGGGCAGCAGTTAATCTTGCTCGAGGATCCTTTACCAATAATTTCTTCACGAAATCTTTGGCAGCACTGCTTATGGATGGCCATGGTTTGCGGCGGAAATCAGGCTTGTTCCGTAAGACCTGTATGATATGGTTATTTATTATACACAAAGTTATTACAAAATTTCCTTTTATCAGAATCAGgtaggcaataaaagtaaacaatttATTCAAGTTCCTTGATGAACTATACCTCCTTGAAGATACCATCCTCGGTCTTATCCCAAAATGGGCGTCTACCACAGAGCAAAATGTATGTAATCACACCAATACTCCATACATCTGATTCAGGGCCCGACTTTCTTTTTAGCACTTCTGGTGCAACATAGTAAGCACTGCCCACAATATCTTGAAACCTCTTACCTGAAATTTGTTTTTGAGGGAACTAGAACTTTCAAATAAAGACAGCAAAACATATCCGATACAAAAGGGgataaaaagtaaagaaaacaaattatTGACATAAATATATTCTCTCACCAGGTTTTATGAAATCGGACAACCCAAAATCTGTAGCCTTTAGAGGTGAATCTTCTTTGGTAGACTTGAAAAGAAAGTTCTAcattcaaagaaagaaaaatcaatGTCTAGTTGCATGACTCCAAATTGCACAAACATACAAAATGACTTGACCATACCTCTGGTTTCATGTCCCGATGAACCAAACCGTGTAAATGACACTCAGCTGCAACCTTAAGCATCTGTCTTACAATCACTGCTGCATCTTTTTCAGTGTAACGGCTGTCCTTCCTGATTAAAGCGAAGGAATTCAAAGTAAGGTCCAATTCAACAGGTAAAAATGCTGAATACAGAGATCTAGCAGACAATAAAATTGGAATCATTAGTGATGCTCATTCTAAAGTTTGAGCACCCAAAGACATTCTGAAGAAAAATTTAGCCAGTTGGGGGAAAATagttcaggttcaagatcaaacAATACTCACTTGGCCAATATCCGATCTAGCAGTTCTCCACCCTCGCATAACCTATGGCAATTCATTGTCAATAAATTCATTTTAGTAATAAGAATGACATACAGGTATACAGAAGAAGGGACAACAGAACGTAATCACAAGACATGATTTGAAAAGCCAGCTAAAAGAACATAAACCCAGAGAACATTACAATAATGCTTCTCAAAAGCAAATAAGCATGGAGAACAAAAGATACCCAAACAAGAGTAACTTACTCCATAACTATGTACACGTATGAATCATCCTCAAAAGCATTATAGAATTGGACCACGTTTTCATGGCCAGTAAGTTCTTTCAATATCTTGACCTCTCGCTTAACATCCTCAACAGCTATGGGTAGAACCATCTGCCATCAAATTCAAGGATTGATTCAGGAATGTGCGAGAACCCATATGAATACAAAGcaggggaaaaaaaaaaagacaagaagCACTAAATAAAATGCAGTCGATGACAACTCAGAAACTTCAGACTCGTAGTTGACatctattttaagtttttaaccaaATGCCGACATCTACATCGTGTAACATTCTATATTACTTGGCATGCTTTTATAATTCACACCAG
Coding sequences within it:
- the LOC112800348 gene encoding calcium-dependent protein kinase 28-like isoform X2; translation: MGICFSSTKVSGSNSNNNHHGNGNSATTVNRNRKRNTITQATVTNPAAATTTVASVHNGQRRKDDEKKNSHHHHHSQKPKEKPKTTTLTTRKNVPCGKRTDFGYEKNFDKRFTLGKLLGHGQFGYTYVGIDKANGDRVAVKRLEKAKMVLPIAVEDVKREVKILKELTGHENVVQFYNAFEDDSYVYIVMELCEGGELLDRILAKKDSRYTEKDAAVIVRQMLKVAAECHLHGLVHRDMKPENFLFKSTKEDSPLKATDFGLSDFIKPGKRFQDIVGSAYYVAPEVLKRKSGPESDVWSIGVITYILLCGRRPFWDKTEDGIFKEVLRNKPDFRRKPWPSISSAAKDFVKKLLVKDPRARLTAAQALSHPWVKEGGEALEMPIDISVLNNMRQFVKYSRLKQFALRALASTLDEEEISDLKDQFDAIDVDKNGSISLEEMRQALAKDLPWKLKESRVLEILQAIDSNTDGLVDFTEFVAAALHVHQLEEHNSEKWHQRSRAAFEKFDIDKDGYITPDELRMHTGLRGSIDPLLEEADIDKDGKISLSEFRRLLRTASISSQQVTSPHRRKM
- the LOC112800348 gene encoding calcium-dependent protein kinase 28-like isoform X1; amino-acid sequence: MGICFSSTKVSGSNSNNNHHGNGNSATTVNRNRKRNTITQATVTNPAAATTTVASVHNGQRRKDDEKKNSHHHHHSQKPKEKPKTTTLTTRKNVPCGKRTDFGYEKNFDKRFTLGKLLGHGQFGYTYVGIDKANGDRVAVKRLEKAKMVLPIAVEDVKREVKILKELTGHENVVQFYNAFEDDSYVYIVMELCEGGELLDRILAKSLYSAFLPVELDLTLNSFALIRKDSRYTEKDAAVIVRQMLKVAAECHLHGLVHRDMKPENFLFKSTKEDSPLKATDFGLSDFIKPGKRFQDIVGSAYYVAPEVLKRKSGPESDVWSIGVITYILLCGRRPFWDKTEDGIFKEVLRNKPDFRRKPWPSISSAAKDFVKKLLVKDPRARLTAAQALSHPWVKEGGEALEMPIDISVLNNMRQFVKYSRLKQFALRALASTLDEEEISDLKDQFDAIDVDKNGSISLEEMRQALAKDLPWKLKESRVLEILQAIDSNTDGLVDFTEFVAAALHVHQLEEHNSEKWHQRSRAAFEKFDIDKDGYITPDELRMHTGLRGSIDPLLEEADIDKDGKISLSEFRRLLRTASISSQQVTSPHRRKM